From one Mucilaginibacter inviolabilis genomic stretch:
- a CDS encoding FecR family protein, producing the protein MSKEASGAETHELFDYINNLQNASQVKEVLGDALNQETEERALPDNRQQLILDRIFNHSSSPEKKFKHRVLNWAKLAAAILLFILPGIYFLKYNKPKPTALTALTKPGPIDVQPGGNKAILTLGDGSHIVLDSAQNGLLAHQGKTKIVKSGNGHIAYNQTATGNTTAIYNTMTTPRGGKYDLQLADGTRVWLNASSSITYPIAFSGTERRVAITGEAYFEVAKNKAMPFKINVNGQQEVEVLGTHFNIMAYNDEAAVKTTLLEGSVKIVKNKLTSVLKPGQQAQLTADGKLSVTDDADINAVMAWKSGQTLFVNEDIKTIMRQVSRWYDIDVEYQGDMPTRLFTGGISRESNLSVLLKVLELNKIHFKMAGKKLIVTP; encoded by the coding sequence ATGAGCAAAGAAGCCTCCGGGGCCGAAACTCATGAGCTTTTTGATTATATCAACAATCTGCAAAATGCCTCGCAGGTAAAAGAAGTACTTGGAGATGCTTTAAACCAGGAGACCGAAGAACGCGCTTTGCCCGATAACCGGCAGCAACTAATCCTCGACCGCATTTTTAACCATTCATCATCTCCTGAAAAAAAGTTTAAACACCGGGTACTAAACTGGGCAAAGCTGGCAGCAGCAATACTCCTGTTTATTTTACCCGGTATATATTTTCTTAAATACAATAAACCAAAACCTACGGCATTAACCGCCCTGACCAAACCCGGGCCAATTGATGTACAACCGGGCGGCAATAAAGCCATATTGACCCTCGGCGATGGTTCCCATATCGTTTTAGATTCGGCCCAGAACGGATTACTTGCACATCAGGGTAAAACCAAAATTGTAAAATCGGGCAACGGGCATATTGCCTATAACCAAACAGCCACAGGCAATACTACAGCCATATATAATACCATGACAACGCCCCGGGGCGGTAAGTATGATTTGCAACTGGCCGACGGCACCAGAGTATGGCTCAATGCATCTTCATCTATCACTTATCCTATCGCTTTTTCCGGCACTGAACGCAGGGTAGCCATTACCGGCGAAGCCTATTTTGAAGTAGCAAAAAATAAAGCGATGCCCTTTAAAATTAACGTGAACGGGCAACAGGAAGTAGAGGTTTTAGGCACCCACTTTAACATTATGGCTTACAATGATGAAGCCGCAGTAAAAACCACTTTATTGGAAGGATCGGTGAAAATTGTAAAAAATAAACTTACAAGTGTGCTAAAGCCCGGGCAGCAAGCACAACTTACTGCCGATGGAAAATTATCTGTTACGGATGATGCAGATATCAATGCAGTTATGGCCTGGAAAAGCGGGCAAACCTTATTTGTAAATGAAGATATAAAAACCATTATGCGACAAGTGTCGCGATGGTACGATATAGATGTAGAATACCAGGGCGATATGCCAACCCGCTTATTTACCGGTGGTATTTCCCGCGAATCAAACCTGTCTGTTTTATTAAAAGTATTGGAATTAAATAAGATACATTTTAAGATGGCCGGCAAAAAACTCATCGTAACACCCTAA
- a CDS encoding putative Ig domain-containing protein: MVKKFFTVIIHVLLCGYCYAQQDSIPQINGPRLFGARPDKLFIYPVPVSGARPILVAAKGLPSTVQFDARTGIITGKIHTPGTYPIKLTVKNKFGKTTRIFSLVIGDRLALTPPMGWSSWYSYGRNVTQKQIELTAKLMKEKGLQQLGWSLLELDDPWANQPVKSNPVWTELKTQPDNKVYRYYEGPDNLATRQGATRDDNGNLIPNTFFPDLKAMTATLHSQGFKVGIYSSPGPLTCGGAAGSYQHEFQDAKYWSDMGFDYLKYDWCSYGAFAKDTSRAEYMKPYKLMAGALHQQQRDIIFSLCQYGMGNVWEWGNEAGGQLWRTEQDIRDNWSSIHNAMKKLADKAAYVKSGNWNDPDILQIGTIGGNDEDGKKRVNHLSAEEQKTHFSMWCMLSAPLLIGANMEYIDDATLRLLQSKEMIAVDQDALGKAAKRLKVMDNQLEIWQKPMEDGSFIIALLNASDDTLSSNVNILNFELPHLPVTITDLWAKQPVRFPEGDISISIPSHGVMILKCNLSK; encoded by the coding sequence ATGGTAAAGAAATTTTTTACTGTAATAATCCATGTATTATTATGTGGATATTGTTATGCACAGCAGGATTCAATCCCTCAGATTAATGGACCACGGTTATTTGGTGCACGCCCTGATAAACTTTTTATTTACCCGGTCCCGGTTTCTGGTGCCCGGCCTATCCTGGTGGCAGCAAAAGGCTTACCCTCAACGGTACAGTTTGATGCGCGTACAGGAATAATCACCGGTAAAATTCATACTCCGGGAACCTATCCCATCAAGCTAACGGTTAAAAATAAGTTTGGAAAAACTACCCGCATATTTTCATTGGTCATTGGCGATCGGCTGGCGTTAACCCCGCCCATGGGTTGGAGCAGCTGGTATAGCTACGGCCGAAATGTAACCCAAAAACAAATTGAACTGACGGCCAAATTAATGAAAGAAAAAGGCTTGCAACAATTGGGGTGGAGCCTGTTGGAACTGGATGATCCCTGGGCAAATCAACCCGTAAAAAGCAATCCCGTTTGGACAGAACTCAAAACCCAGCCCGACAATAAAGTTTACCGTTATTATGAAGGGCCGGACAATTTAGCTACCCGGCAAGGCGCTACGAGAGATGACAACGGTAACCTTATACCCAACACCTTTTTCCCCGATTTAAAGGCAATGACCGCAACATTGCACAGCCAGGGTTTTAAGGTGGGTATATATTCATCTCCCGGCCCTTTAACCTGCGGAGGGGCAGCCGGAAGTTATCAACATGAATTTCAGGATGCTAAATATTGGTCGGATATGGGCTTTGATTATCTCAAATACGACTGGTGCAGCTACGGAGCTTTTGCTAAAGATACTTCCCGTGCCGAGTATATGAAACCATATAAACTAATGGCCGGAGCCCTGCATCAGCAGCAGCGTGATATTATTTTTTCACTGTGCCAGTATGGTATGGGGAATGTTTGGGAGTGGGGCAATGAGGCCGGAGGGCAGTTATGGCGAACAGAACAAGATATCCGCGATAATTGGAGCTCCATTCATAACGCAATGAAAAAACTGGCCGATAAAGCTGCCTATGTAAAGTCAGGCAATTGGAACGATCCGGATATTTTACAGATCGGTACTATTGGCGGCAACGATGAGGATGGTAAAAAACGGGTAAATCACCTGAGTGCAGAAGAACAAAAAACACACTTTAGTATGTGGTGTATGTTGAGCGCGCCGCTGCTTATAGGTGCTAATATGGAATATATTGATGATGCTACGCTTCGGCTGCTCCAAAGTAAGGAAATGATCGCTGTAGATCAGGACGCTTTAGGTAAAGCGGCCAAAAGATTAAAAGTGATGGATAACCAGTTGGAGATTTGGCAAAAACCCATGGAGGATGGATCGTTCATCATCGCCCTCCTTAACGCGTCAGATGACACGCTTAGCTCTAATGTGAATATATTAAACTTCGAATTACCACACCTGCCTGTTACCATAACAGATCTGTGGGCAAAGCAGCCTGTTCGGTTTCCTGAAGGGGACATATCCATCAGTATCCCATCACATGGGGTGATGATATTAAAATGCAACTTAAGTAAATGA
- a CDS encoding RagB/SusD family nutrient uptake outer membrane protein has protein sequence MKPKQLLYIYSILGLLAISSCKKDGLLNQAPPTSLTEASYWHTPSDLQNYMNNLYGKDNIFPHYRNYGSLGIYSVDDNSDNMVPQSLDGRLSGQLTINNSSYADWANIRDVNYFLANYSKVSGAASDIAPYVGEAYFFRAMLYFQAVQNVGGVPFITKALNVDEITALNAPRLPRNVVVDSILNDLNRAITNLPAKGKAQSQRLYKEYAQGFKARVCLFEGTWEKYHAGDAFGVSGQNGANYLQMAADAANTVISSGVYQLDNVGVSNGYFNLFNQTDYTSSKEIMFWGAYNQQAGITTYWQNYYQFGSGGTNSDGLSKSLVDDYLCTDGKPISLSPLYKGNDSLAHQLKNRDPRLRQSVFLYGDTVISNIPGASPLKLFTYPGLVSGTPCTTGFQIRKGLNTDYFQDSHNGPGGTDGVIYMRYAEILLIYAEARAELGTLTQGDVDMTINKLRDRVKMPHLNIASIAADPNWLFPSLSPVINEVRRERRIELACEGYRLNDVLRWAAAPTVIVGKSPLGAKANQFLTVIPAIKIGTNLFVNADGYIAPYGNVSSMASGYQFNVNRDYLLPIPVQETVVNPAIKQNPGW, from the coding sequence ATGAAACCGAAACAACTCCTATACATATACAGCATACTGGGCTTATTGGCTATATCATCCTGTAAAAAGGATGGCTTACTAAATCAGGCGCCACCCACCAGTCTTACCGAGGCATCCTACTGGCATACCCCCAGCGATTTGCAGAACTACATGAACAATTTATACGGAAAGGATAATATTTTTCCGCATTACCGTAACTATGGAAGTTTGGGCATATACAGTGTTGATGATAATAGCGATAACATGGTTCCGCAATCTCTGGATGGCCGCTTAAGCGGACAGCTGACCATAAACAATTCCAGTTATGCCGATTGGGCCAATATCCGTGATGTTAATTATTTCCTGGCTAATTATTCAAAAGTTAGCGGCGCCGCCAGTGATATTGCACCTTACGTAGGTGAGGCTTATTTTTTCAGGGCGATGTTATATTTCCAGGCCGTTCAAAACGTAGGCGGAGTACCTTTTATTACCAAAGCTTTAAATGTTGATGAGATAACCGCTTTAAATGCACCAAGATTGCCACGTAATGTGGTGGTGGATTCTATTTTGAATGACCTTAACCGGGCCATCACCAATCTGCCGGCAAAAGGCAAAGCGCAATCGCAGCGTTTATATAAAGAATACGCGCAGGGTTTTAAAGCAAGGGTATGCTTATTTGAAGGTACCTGGGAAAAATACCATGCAGGCGATGCTTTTGGCGTTAGTGGACAAAACGGAGCCAATTATTTACAAATGGCTGCCGATGCCGCCAATACCGTGATCTCTTCGGGTGTATATCAACTGGATAATGTTGGGGTATCTAACGGGTACTTCAATTTGTTTAACCAAACCGATTATACCAGCAGCAAGGAGATCATGTTTTGGGGAGCATATAACCAGCAAGCCGGTATTACTACCTACTGGCAAAATTATTACCAGTTTGGATCGGGCGGCACCAACTCCGACGGCTTGTCAAAAAGTCTGGTTGATGACTACCTGTGTACCGATGGTAAACCTATCAGCTTGAGTCCACTGTATAAAGGGAACGACTCCCTTGCGCATCAGCTAAAAAATCGCGATCCAAGGTTAAGACAGAGTGTGTTTTTATATGGCGATACCGTGATTTCTAATATCCCGGGAGCTTCTCCATTGAAATTATTTACTTACCCGGGACTTGTTTCCGGAACACCATGTACTACGGGCTTCCAGATCAGAAAAGGGCTCAATACCGATTATTTCCAGGATAGCCACAATGGCCCCGGTGGTACCGATGGCGTAATTTATATGCGTTATGCCGAAATATTGCTGATATATGCCGAAGCCCGTGCCGAACTGGGTACACTAACACAGGGAGATGTTGATATGACCATCAACAAACTCCGCGACCGGGTAAAAATGCCGCATCTAAATATCGCATCTATAGCTGCAGATCCTAACTGGCTTTTCCCTTCTCTTTCGCCGGTTATTAACGAGGTACGCCGTGAGCGCCGGATAGAATTAGCTTGCGAAGGCTACCGGCTTAATGATGTGTTGAGATGGGCCGCAGCGCCAACTGTTATTGTGGGTAAATCTCCCCTGGGCGCTAAAGCCAACCAGTTTTTAACCGTTATACCGGCCATTAAAATAGGCACCAACCTGTTTGTTAATGCCGATGGATACATCGCCCCATACGGCAATGTAAGCAGCATGGCCAGCGGTTATCAGTTTAATGTAAACCGTGATTATCTTTTACCAATTCCTGTACAGGAAACAGTAGTAAATCCGGCCATCAAACAAAACCCGGGCTGGTAA
- a CDS encoding EndoS/ChiA family endoglycosidase: MKKNIFVVKTWLFMLCPCIIAGVTSCKKDIHNGTKEPAVNSAANHLNVTATNADLIAYKNSAHQLMVGYYRTWGDKTVSGDVNGPAMTDMPDSVDIISNFTDYTPPSSPYWPALKNTYIPALHAKGTKIVNTQGLPNTTSDTSYTNHYTNNSTGYAAWALATYNSYNAMGYDGIDLDVESIPSGATLTADVGLMSALSQYFGPKATTGKLLILDTNEDGTSSFFRQVSTFISYLYQQAYWRQTSSLTGTFNTYSAYIRPNQFIPIVDFEDGSGDGQNSSYNYNPVQIYQYASWQPTQGTKGGVGSYGIDNEYYQIANGVHNIYTRQAIQMMNPPQTTSSTNAVSLSSGKISAGDVTQLKSASAFTLESWVYFSAIGSWNNILAKSNTSTDRIAIQTGGGDNSLYVILGNGSNSYGYTAANTVAAGQWYHVAVVFDGTQSTNALRLKLYINGTLQTLTFSGTIPSSTSSTNTAAFLAGSETTSSTNTYLSGKIDEIRVWNAALSQSTISAWMNKTLGTCHPNASNLKLYWQLDNAASNTTAVASLGTTYTGTITNGVYTASTQASATSGCP, encoded by the coding sequence ATGAAAAAAAACATCTTTGTAGTTAAGACATGGCTGTTCATGCTGTGCCCCTGCATTATTGCAGGTGTTACATCCTGTAAAAAGGATATCCACAACGGCACAAAAGAACCGGCAGTTAATTCGGCGGCAAATCATTTAAACGTTACGGCTACCAATGCCGACCTCATCGCTTACAAAAACAGCGCTCACCAACTCATGGTTGGCTATTACCGTACCTGGGGCGATAAAACCGTATCCGGGGATGTTAATGGCCCCGCCATGACTGATATGCCGGATAGTGTAGATATTATCTCCAACTTTACCGACTATACACCTCCCAGCTCGCCTTACTGGCCTGCTTTAAAAAATACTTACATACCTGCATTACACGCCAAAGGAACAAAAATTGTAAACACACAGGGTTTACCCAATACCACATCTGATACTTCCTATACCAATCACTATACCAATAACAGCACAGGTTACGCGGCCTGGGCATTGGCTACTTACAACAGCTATAATGCCATGGGCTATGACGGGATCGATCTGGATGTAGAGAGTATTCCATCAGGCGCAACGCTAACCGCTGATGTAGGCCTGATGAGTGCCTTGAGTCAATACTTTGGCCCGAAAGCAACAACCGGAAAACTCTTGATTTTAGATACCAATGAAGATGGTACCAGCAGCTTTTTCAGACAAGTTTCTACTTTTATCAGCTATTTGTATCAACAGGCTTATTGGCGTCAAACCAGTTCGCTAACCGGCACGTTCAATACTTATTCTGCATACATCAGGCCTAATCAGTTTATACCTATTGTTGATTTTGAAGATGGATCTGGCGACGGACAAAACTCCAGCTATAATTATAATCCGGTACAAATATACCAGTACGCCAGCTGGCAGCCTACACAAGGCACAAAGGGCGGCGTTGGCTCATACGGTATAGACAATGAATATTATCAGATAGCCAACGGTGTTCATAATATTTATACCCGCCAAGCCATTCAAATGATGAACCCGCCGCAAACTACTTCAAGCACCAATGCGGTTTCACTTTCTTCCGGAAAAATATCGGCCGGCGATGTTACCCAGCTTAAAAGCGCTTCGGCCTTTACCCTCGAGTCATGGGTGTACTTTAGCGCTATTGGCTCATGGAACAATATTTTAGCCAAAAGCAATACCAGTACCGACAGGATAGCCATACAAACAGGCGGCGGCGACAATTCGCTGTATGTAATTTTAGGTAACGGCAGCAATAGCTATGGCTATACAGCGGCCAATACCGTTGCAGCAGGTCAGTGGTATCATGTAGCTGTGGTGTTTGATGGCACGCAGAGCACCAACGCGTTGAGGCTTAAACTGTATATCAACGGTACCCTGCAAACGCTTACTTTTTCGGGTACCATACCCTCATCAACCAGCAGTACCAATACAGCTGCTTTCCTGGCTGGGTCCGAAACCACATCATCTACCAACACCTACCTGAGTGGAAAAATAGATGAAATAAGGGTGTGGAATGCCGCGCTCAGCCAGTCAACCATATCAGCCTGGATGAATAAAACTTTGGGAACCTGCCACCCCAATGCCTCAAACTTAAAACTATACTGGCAACTGGACAATGCAGCAAGTAACACTACTGCCGTTGCCTCATTGGGTACCACTTACACAGGCACCATTACAAACGGTGTTTATACGGCAAGTACCCAGGCCAGTGCCACCAGCGGATGCCCATAA
- a CDS encoding TonB-dependent receptor translates to MKFVVFLMTLACLQASATGFAQQVTLSEKNISIKKVFTAIQKQTNYIIWYEDEVLRGTHNIDISLDHATLQQALTDCFKDQPLTYTIVDKTIVVQKRNVQAPVTQVVNVMVKGKVSDENGLPLPGVTVRLKGSSTSMATDSKGNYALSIPNAQGILTFSFVGYQTSEVEINGRAEINIQLVPRKSDLSEVVVVAFGTQKKADLTGAVDQVSGKDLQNRPVPNVGSALQGVMAGLNVTTNYGGGAPGSAKTINVRGFTGFNGQLAGPLILVDGLETDINSINVNDIENISLLKDAASSAVYGSRAPNGVLLITTKQGKKNQPARFSYSNNFAYAKPLNVPQMSNSLIFANTMNEAFVNAGQPPLFTDDAISRITTYVQNPNAIPNTIPVPGSNQWASYDPIFGNANNDWFKIYLKKTSASQQHNFSVDGGSDKITYFVGFGATNQNGLFNYFNDSYKRNNLRANLTADLNKYVTFSVKTAFSQENNVSPYNGGSSTGSNFFHQIARIWPNLPLIDPNGGYDPTSYIPQIQQGGSNKSRTNNSRIGGDIIIKPLPGWNITGQYTYNYQSYNQTSTVLPYYYSTPNNPQTLSNTISSVAQNYGLTTYYNYNYFTSYEKQIGGHYFKVLVGQQTEQKTYSNLYGYNQYLYSTSLPSLALTSGTTPIVTDGANSINGVPPYSWATSSSIGRVNYNYKEKYLIEGNASYMGTSLFPQNTRYHWFTSVSAGWNVSKENFFEPLRNHIANLKFRASYGGLGDISSLLTQNSFYPYLSNLQVNQANNSQWIFTPSSGGRLPSVSNPGNLPSPTITWAKPSMLDIGIDVDFLTDFSLTADWYNKKIKDQFAPSTTPPATLGVSAPTVNAAASTTKGWDATLSWKHQFNQVRVMVRANMGHYTGTITKYDGNPAKLINQPYAGEPMGAIWGFKTVGKFQTQAQVNSSPDQTAINGSGYKPGDIQYADLNGDGKITYGSKTVGNPGDQAIIGNTTPKYLYGFNANVGWKGIDVAIFIQGQGHTDYVPGNNYFWGVTSEYQSTVTPKMADRWTPTNTNGYFPRLDINNGPGKNQITQSGYLLNAAYMRLKNVQLGYTIPDRFTQKIHLYGVRLYGSVDNLATITGVFKHQYVDPELLQSDEKIYPLQRTYSFGLQMNIK, encoded by the coding sequence ATGAAATTTGTAGTTTTTTTGATGACATTGGCCTGTTTACAGGCATCAGCTACGGGATTTGCACAGCAAGTAACGCTTTCAGAAAAAAACATCTCCATAAAAAAAGTTTTTACTGCGATACAAAAGCAAACCAATTATATTATTTGGTACGAAGACGAAGTATTACGCGGAACACACAACATTGATATTTCACTGGATCACGCCACTTTGCAACAGGCGCTTACAGATTGCTTTAAAGACCAGCCCTTAACTTATACTATTGTAGATAAAACCATAGTAGTTCAAAAAAGGAATGTACAGGCACCTGTAACACAAGTGGTAAACGTAATGGTTAAGGGTAAGGTAAGTGATGAAAACGGCTTGCCATTACCCGGCGTAACGGTTAGGTTAAAAGGATCATCCACATCTATGGCTACCGATAGCAAAGGCAATTACGCGCTCTCGATACCCAACGCCCAAGGTATATTAACCTTTAGTTTTGTAGGTTACCAGACAAGCGAAGTAGAAATTAATGGCCGCGCTGAGATCAATATTCAATTAGTACCCCGCAAGAGTGACCTTAGTGAAGTAGTTGTTGTTGCTTTTGGCACCCAGAAAAAAGCAGACCTTACCGGCGCTGTTGACCAGGTAAGCGGTAAAGACCTGCAAAACCGCCCTGTGCCCAATGTAGGCAGTGCATTACAAGGTGTAATGGCCGGTTTAAATGTAACTACCAATTATGGTGGCGGCGCCCCAGGTTCGGCCAAAACTATTAATGTACGTGGCTTTACCGGTTTTAATGGACAGCTTGCCGGACCGCTTATTTTGGTTGACGGATTAGAAACGGATATCAACTCTATCAATGTTAATGATATTGAAAACATCAGTTTGCTTAAGGATGCGGCGTCATCGGCTGTTTACGGCTCCAGAGCTCCTAACGGCGTATTATTGATCACCACTAAACAAGGTAAAAAAAATCAACCTGCCCGCTTTAGCTATTCCAACAACTTCGCCTATGCTAAACCGCTAAACGTGCCGCAAATGTCCAATTCGCTTATTTTTGCGAACACGATGAACGAGGCCTTTGTTAACGCAGGGCAACCACCGCTGTTTACCGATGATGCCATCAGCAGGATAACCACTTACGTGCAAAACCCTAATGCAATCCCTAATACTATACCTGTTCCAGGCTCTAACCAGTGGGCCAGCTATGATCCCATATTTGGAAATGCCAACAACGATTGGTTTAAAATTTACCTGAAAAAAACATCGGCAAGCCAACAGCACAATTTTAGTGTAGATGGCGGTAGCGACAAAATAACTTATTTTGTAGGCTTTGGGGCAACTAATCAAAACGGGCTTTTTAACTATTTTAATGATAGCTATAAACGCAATAACCTAAGAGCGAATCTCACTGCCGATCTTAATAAATATGTTACTTTCAGCGTTAAAACGGCATTTTCACAGGAGAACAATGTATCGCCATATAACGGAGGCAGCAGTACCGGTAGTAATTTTTTCCATCAGATAGCGCGTATTTGGCCAAATTTGCCCTTAATTGACCCTAATGGCGGATATGACCCAACCTCTTATATTCCACAGATACAACAAGGCGGCAGCAATAAAAGCCGTACAAATAACAGCCGGATAGGTGGCGACATCATCATTAAGCCATTACCAGGCTGGAATATTACCGGTCAGTACACTTATAACTACCAAAGTTATAATCAAACAAGCACCGTTTTACCTTATTACTATTCAACCCCCAACAATCCGCAAACATTAAGTAATACCATATCGTCTGTAGCTCAAAATTACGGGCTTACCACCTATTATAACTACAACTATTTTACCAGTTACGAAAAGCAAATAGGCGGTCATTATTTTAAAGTATTGGTAGGTCAGCAAACCGAACAAAAAACGTATTCAAACTTGTACGGTTATAACCAGTACCTGTACAGTACCAGTCTGCCTTCACTTGCACTTACCAGCGGCACAACCCCTATTGTAACAGATGGAGCCAATAGTATTAATGGCGTTCCTCCTTACAGCTGGGCTACCAGTAGCAGCATTGGCAGGGTTAATTATAATTACAAAGAAAAATACTTAATAGAGGGCAATGCCAGCTATATGGGCACTTCCTTATTTCCGCAGAATACCCGTTATCATTGGTTTACCTCGGTATCTGCCGGATGGAATGTCTCTAAAGAAAATTTCTTTGAGCCCTTACGCAACCATATCGCCAACCTTAAATTCCGTGCCTCCTATGGTGGCTTAGGCGATATTTCTTCACTTTTAACCCAGAATAGCTTTTATCCTTACCTGAGCAATTTACAGGTTAATCAAGCCAATAACAGTCAATGGATATTCACACCGTCCAGCGGTGGCCGTCTGCCTTCCGTTTCCAATCCCGGAAACCTGCCCAGCCCTACGATTACCTGGGCAAAACCATCCATGCTGGACATTGGTATCGACGTAGATTTCCTGACTGATTTTAGCCTCACTGCCGATTGGTATAACAAAAAAATAAAAGATCAGTTCGCTCCCTCAACTACCCCTCCGGCTACCTTGGGTGTTTCGGCTCCAACGGTAAATGCTGCGGCATCAACTACAAAAGGCTGGGATGCTACACTTTCATGGAAACACCAATTTAACCAGGTTAGGGTGATGGTTAGGGCAAACATGGGCCATTACACAGGTACAATAACCAAATACGATGGAAACCCGGCAAAGCTGATCAACCAGCCGTATGCGGGTGAACCAATGGGCGCTATATGGGGATTTAAAACAGTTGGTAAATTTCAAACACAGGCACAGGTTAACAGTTCTCCAGATCAAACCGCCATCAATGGAAGCGGCTATAAACCCGGAGATATTCAATATGCTGACCTGAACGGCGATGGAAAGATCACTTACGGCAGCAAAACTGTTGGCAATCCTGGTGATCAGGCTATTATAGGCAATACTACCCCCAAATATTTATATGGTTTTAATGCCAACGTAGGCTGGAAAGGTATTGACGTGGCCATATTTATACAAGGACAGGGCCACACAGACTATGTGCCCGGCAATAACTACTTCTGGGGAGTAACTTCAGAATATCAAAGTACCGTAACACCTAAAATGGCCGACCGGTGGACGCCAACCAATACTAATGGCTATTTCCCAAGGCTGGATATCAACAACGGTCCGGGTAAAAACCAGATCACGCAATCGGGCTATTTGTTAAATGCTGCCTATATGCGCTTAAAAAATGTGCAACTGGGTTATACTATTCCCGATAGGTTTACTCAAAAAATTCACCTTTATGGAGTACGGTTATATGGCAGCGTAGATAACCTGGCCACCATCACCGGTGTGTTTAAACACCAGTACGTAGATCCTGAATTATTGCAAAGCGACGAGAAGATATATCCGCTACAGCGCACCTATTCCTTTGGTTTACAAATGAATATTAAATAA